Proteins co-encoded in one Patescibacteria group bacterium genomic window:
- a CDS encoding S1 RNA-binding domain-containing protein, protein MTTTDVTKNDLEILEKDADETSELATIDTGMANMLLSEERVPAEEGDLVEGAIIGFGRGSVYVDLAPFGTGIIYGREYMNARDVIRRANIGDIIAAKVVEAENENGYTELSLKEARQALTWGEAEDAIKKKTLLELPVKDANKGGLILEWQGIQGFLPASQLSQEHYPRVEDGNKDQILGELKKFIGTKLSVQIINASPKEGKLIFSERGMVENDKAKIVSKYHVGDEVTGEITGIVDFGVFLKVEEGLEGLVHISEIDWGLVEDPKALFKVREKVKAKIIEIKDDKISLSIKALKENPWGEAKDRYKKGDIVDGVVIKFNKHGALVSIEEGVAGLVHVSEFSTEQKLRETLELGKTYKFKITFFEPKDQKMTLSYAEADKKEEK, encoded by the coding sequence ATGACAACGACTGACGTAACAAAAAACGACCTGGAAATCCTCGAGAAAGACGCGGACGAAACGAGTGAACTCGCCACTATTGATACTGGCATGGCAAACATGCTTTTGAGTGAAGAACGCGTGCCAGCGGAAGAAGGGGACCTTGTTGAAGGCGCGATCATCGGCTTTGGGCGCGGATCGGTTTATGTTGATCTCGCGCCGTTTGGCACCGGCATTATCTATGGCCGAGAGTACATGAATGCGCGCGACGTCATCAGACGTGCGAACATTGGGGACATTATTGCGGCCAAGGTGGTGGAAGCGGAAAACGAAAATGGCTACACCGAGCTCTCTCTCAAAGAAGCGCGCCAAGCGCTCACCTGGGGTGAAGCGGAAGATGCGATAAAGAAGAAAACTCTTCTGGAGCTTCCCGTTAAGGACGCGAACAAAGGAGGACTCATTCTTGAATGGCAAGGTATTCAAGGGTTCCTTCCCGCTTCTCAACTCTCCCAAGAGCATTATCCGCGAGTTGAAGACGGGAACAAAGACCAGATACTGGGTGAGCTGAAAAAGTTTATCGGCACAAAGCTCTCTGTTCAGATCATCAACGCATCACCAAAGGAGGGAAAATTGATCTTTTCCGAGAGAGGTATGGTGGAAAACGACAAGGCAAAAATCGTCAGCAAATACCATGTGGGCGATGAAGTAACGGGAGAGATCACCGGCATTGTTGATTTCGGCGTGTTCCTCAAAGTAGAAGAGGGACTGGAAGGATTGGTGCATATCTCGGAAATTGATTGGGGTTTGGTGGAGGACCCTAAAGCCCTCTTTAAAGTCCGCGAAAAAGTAAAAGCAAAAATTATTGAGATCAAGGACGACAAGATCTCTCTGTCTATTAAAGCACTCAAAGAAAATCCGTGGGGTGAAGCAAAAGACAGATACAAAAAGGGTGACATTGTGGACGGCGTCGTCATTAAATTCAACAAGCACGGAGCGCTGGTAAGCATTGAAGAAGGAGTCGCCGGATTGGTGCATGTATCTGAATTCAGTACGGAACAGAAACTCCGCGAAACGCTTGAACTGGGAAAGACATACAAATTCAAGATCACCTTCTTTGAACCAAAAGACCAAAAAATGACGCTCTCCTACGCGGAGGCGGACAAAAAAGAAGAGAAGTAG
- the csrA gene encoding carbon storage regulator CsrA, which yields MLILTRRVGETLNIGDNVTVTVLGVKGNQVRIGVNAPKDVPVHREEIYARIQRERAGQNGRALA from the coding sequence ATGCTTATCTTGACGAGGCGTGTTGGGGAAACTCTCAACATCGGTGATAACGTTACGGTCACGGTGCTCGGTGTCAAAGGCAACCAAGTGCGCATCGGGGTTAACGCTCCCAAGGACGTCCCTGTCCACCGTGAAGAAATCTATGCGCGCATCCAGAGGGAGCGTGCGGGACAAAACGGCCGCGCGCTCGCATAA
- a CDS encoding MBL fold metallo-hydrolase, translated as MIVTYYGKQFFKVQLGDTVLAFNPISKDSKLKAARFGADVVLTSLNHADFNGVESVTYGEKTPFVISGPGEYEIKGIFVKGFLAESSYQKEHKMNTIYLVSLDGMNLCFLGALQEGKLDDKTKEALDDIDILFVPIGGEDVLAPEQAHKLATQLAPHVVIPMDYGEGSEKNALAQFLKEVGVDKAVPLDKLTLKKKDLEDKEGEVIVLKAQ; from the coding sequence ATGATAGTCACCTATTACGGCAAACAATTTTTCAAGGTTCAACTCGGCGATACCGTGCTCGCATTCAATCCTATCTCCAAGGATTCAAAATTGAAAGCGGCGCGCTTCGGCGCGGATGTGGTGCTTACCTCTCTTAATCACGCCGATTTCAACGGTGTGGAAAGTGTTACCTATGGCGAGAAAACGCCGTTTGTTATTTCCGGACCGGGCGAATATGAGATCAAAGGGATCTTCGTCAAAGGTTTTCTTGCTGAATCGTCATACCAAAAGGAGCACAAGATGAATACGATATATCTCGTTTCGCTGGACGGCATGAATCTCTGTTTCCTGGGAGCGCTACAAGAGGGCAAGCTTGATGACAAGACGAAAGAAGCTCTTGACGATATTGATATTTTGTTCGTACCGATTGGAGGCGAAGATGTATTGGCGCCCGAGCAGGCGCACAAACTCGCCACCCAGCTTGCGCCGCATGTGGTCATCCCGATGGATTACGGCGAAGGCTCTGAGAAAAATGCGCTTGCGCAATTTCTGAAAGAAGTGGGTGTGGACAAGGCGGTACCGCTAGACAAGCTTACCCTCAAGAAAAAAGACTTGGAGGATAAAGAAGGAGAGGTCATCGTGCTGAAAGCACAGTAG
- the gyrA gene encoding DNA gyrase subunit A: MMKKDDNPVDGRTDGLVPVDISSEMKESYLNYAMSVITSRALPDARDGLKPVQRRILFAMHGIGLTYAARPRKSAAVVGEVLGKYHPHGDSSVYEAMVKMAQEFSFRYPLVIGQGNFGSIDGDSAAAMRYTEAKMSRLTAEMLGDLEKDTVQWRPNYDGTRMEPVYLPAAVPHLILNGTLGIAVGMATNIPPHNLREVLDATMHLVDNPKATTEDLLQFVTGPDFPTGGIAFGKEDIHHAYASGRGGVAVRGDAEIIENKAGNFQIIITSIPFRVNKSEMIIKIADLVRDKRLEGIKALRDESTKDIRVAIDLKSGAQPQKILNYLYKHTDLESTFNFNMVALVDGVPQVLSLKGILEEFIKHRKDVVTRRTKYELRKAEERAHILEGLKKALDNIDKVIKIIKQSKDTASANMNLMKEFKFSVEQATAILEMKLQKLAGLERKNIEDELKEKLELIKKLKAILADAKRVLQIIKDELASIKERYGDDRKTRVMKSKARVLAPEDLVEEKEAVLVLTRGGYIKRIDPGEFKKQKRGGVGVIDLDTKEEDVVTIFITTSTHSDLLFFSDKGKAYQMKMYDIPEGRRATKGKSIMNFLSLGAGESVSSVLAMPKTIKEMQDLSLFMVTKHGVAKKVSAESFKDVRQSGLIAIKLSDGDELLAALFVDKSDEVMLASSLGQSIRFKGSDIREMGRNAAGVRAVKLKKNDELIGAGIMKKGAEGSQFMIVSANGFGKKTPAKEYKVQKRGGSGIKTAKVTPKTGHLIAARVITEEDTEIVAVSKKGQVIRTELKDIPSLGRQTQGVRIMKLRAGDNLASIVCL; the protein is encoded by the coding sequence ATGATGAAAAAGGATGACAACCCGGTAGACGGGCGGACAGATGGTCTTGTGCCAGTGGATATAAGCTCCGAAATGAAGGAGTCTTATTTGAATTACGCCATGTCGGTCATTACTTCCCGCGCGTTACCGGATGCGCGCGATGGATTAAAACCTGTGCAAAGGCGTATTCTTTTTGCCATGCACGGTATCGGCCTCACCTACGCCGCACGACCGAGGAAGTCAGCCGCAGTGGTCGGAGAAGTGCTTGGTAAGTACCACCCGCACGGCGACTCATCCGTGTACGAAGCGATGGTTAAAATGGCCCAAGAATTCTCATTCCGTTATCCGTTGGTGATCGGACAGGGAAACTTCGGCTCCATAGACGGCGATTCGGCCGCCGCGATGCGATATACCGAAGCAAAGATGTCCCGTCTCACCGCGGAGATGCTGGGTGATCTTGAAAAAGATACGGTACAATGGCGCCCTAATTACGATGGGACGAGAATGGAGCCGGTATATCTTCCCGCGGCTGTTCCGCATCTCATTTTAAATGGCACCTTAGGTATCGCCGTCGGTATGGCAACCAATATTCCCCCGCACAATTTAAGGGAGGTTCTTGACGCTACCATGCATCTTGTAGACAATCCAAAAGCGACCACTGAAGACCTTCTCCAGTTTGTCACCGGCCCCGATTTTCCCACGGGAGGAATAGCGTTCGGCAAAGAAGATATTCATCACGCGTACGCTTCCGGCCGTGGGGGCGTTGCGGTGAGAGGTGATGCGGAGATCATTGAAAACAAGGCGGGCAATTTCCAGATCATCATTACGTCCATTCCGTTCCGCGTGAACAAGTCGGAAATGATCATCAAGATCGCCGACCTCGTGCGGGACAAACGTCTTGAAGGCATCAAGGCGCTTCGGGATGAGTCTACCAAAGATATTCGCGTGGCCATTGATCTGAAGAGCGGCGCGCAACCGCAGAAGATATTGAATTATCTCTACAAGCACACCGACCTTGAGTCCACATTCAATTTCAATATGGTGGCGCTTGTTGACGGCGTACCGCAGGTGCTTTCTCTTAAGGGAATACTGGAAGAATTCATCAAGCACCGCAAGGATGTGGTGACACGCCGCACGAAATATGAATTACGCAAGGCGGAAGAACGCGCCCACATTTTGGAAGGGCTCAAAAAAGCGCTTGATAATATTGATAAGGTGATCAAAATCATCAAGCAATCAAAAGATACCGCCTCGGCGAATATGAACCTGATGAAAGAATTCAAGTTTAGCGTGGAACAAGCGACCGCTATTCTTGAGATGAAGTTGCAAAAACTCGCGGGATTGGAACGGAAGAATATTGAAGACGAACTCAAAGAGAAACTTGAACTTATCAAAAAGCTCAAAGCAATACTTGCCGACGCGAAGAGGGTCTTGCAGATCATCAAAGACGAGCTTGCGAGCATCAAAGAGCGTTACGGCGATGATCGAAAGACGAGGGTCATGAAATCAAAAGCGCGCGTTTTGGCGCCTGAAGACTTGGTGGAAGAAAAAGAAGCTGTTTTGGTGCTCACCCGCGGAGGATACATCAAGCGCATTGACCCCGGAGAATTCAAGAAGCAAAAACGAGGTGGTGTGGGGGTCATTGATCTTGATACGAAAGAAGAGGATGTGGTAACCATATTCATTACCACCAGCACGCACAGCGATCTCTTGTTCTTTAGCGATAAAGGCAAGGCGTATCAGATGAAGATGTACGACATACCCGAAGGAAGACGCGCCACCAAGGGGAAATCCATTATGAATTTCCTCTCTCTTGGTGCGGGAGAATCAGTCTCTTCAGTGCTTGCTATGCCGAAGACCATCAAAGAAATGCAGGATCTCTCATTGTTCATGGTGACCAAGCACGGTGTCGCAAAGAAAGTATCTGCCGAGAGCTTTAAAGATGTGCGACAGAGCGGTCTTATCGCGATCAAGCTTTCCGACGGCGATGAACTTCTGGCGGCTCTTTTTGTGGATAAAAGCGACGAAGTGATGCTTGCGAGCTCGCTGGGACAATCCATCAGGTTCAAGGGGTCCGATATCCGCGAGATGGGACGTAACGCGGCGGGCGTGCGAGCGGTGAAATTGAAAAAGAACGATGAATTGATCGGCGCGGGTATTATGAAAAAAGGCGCCGAAGGTTCACAGTTTATGATCGTTTCCGCGAACGGGTTCGGTAAAAAGACGCCGGCAAAAGAATATAAAGTACAAAAGCGCGGCGGCTCGGGCATTAAGACAGCGAAGGTTACTCCCAAGACCGGGCATTTGATCGCCGCGAGGGTGATCACCGAAGAGGATACGGAAATAGTGGCTGTTTCCAAGAAGGGGCAGGTGATACGAACAGAGCTGAAAGACATCCCTTCTCTTGGGCGACAAACGCAAGGGGTGCGCATCATGAAATTGCGCGCCGGCGACAATCTGGCTTCAATCGTATGTTTGTAA
- a CDS encoding methyltransferase domain-containing protein: MDFSDPKKNVEQLRLREGMSVADFGAGSGAYSIAAAQTVGDSGKVYAIEVQKDLLQKLKNEATNGGFHNIEALWGDIEVLHGTKIRDHAVDAVIISNVLFQAEDKRGVLNEAKRILRPGGSLLVIDWVDSFGGLGPHPDEVMTQAAAKKLCTEALFAYEKDIEAGGHHYGMIFKKS, translated from the coding sequence ATGGATTTTTCTGATCCGAAAAAAAACGTAGAACAACTCCGCTTGCGGGAAGGAATGTCTGTTGCCGATTTTGGCGCCGGGTCGGGCGCGTATTCCATTGCGGCCGCGCAGACAGTGGGGGATTCGGGGAAAGTATACGCCATTGAAGTGCAGAAAGATCTGCTGCAAAAATTAAAAAACGAAGCTACCAATGGGGGCTTCCATAATATTGAAGCGCTGTGGGGCGATATTGAGGTGCTCCATGGCACAAAGATACGGGATCACGCGGTAGATGCCGTCATTATCTCCAATGTGCTGTTCCAAGCGGAAGACAAACGGGGTGTTTTGAACGAAGCAAAGCGGATTCTGCGTCCCGGGGGTAGTTTGCTTGTCATTGACTGGGTTGATTCATTTGGAGGCTTGGGCCCTCATCCCGACGAAGTGATGACGCAAGCTGCGGCAAAAAAACTTTGCACGGAGGCTTTATTTGCGTACGAAAAAGATATTGAGGCGGGAGGACACCATTACGGAATGATATTTAAAAAGAGTTAA
- a CDS encoding extracellular solute-binding protein has protein sequence MSNFQIALITTFVIFTVVAVLIFTGAIPGFKAPEGGYGGEVVVWGTFPKLKLSSAIDAFNQQNKALFSLAYEEKNKDSFERELLEALASGRGPDIFFLTQDMVLKHKDKVLLVPFETLTEREFKDTFTEEGELYLTLEGVLALPLSVDPLVMYWNRDIFSSAAIARPPEFWDEFLTIAPAVTERDDAGNVLTSAVALGEFENITHAKDILSMLILQAGNNIVEVAEDGRVNVVLSNTQESGSQRTESALRFYTEFSNSVKPAYSWNRSLPQSRDMFVAGDLAVYFGYASELPDIITKNPHLNFDVSLVPQIRDNKTKETFGNMYALAIARNTGKPQTAFQALVLMAGSDFANTVSKAMKLPPVRRDLLSIKQTDAYNSVFYDSALRATAWLDPNPEASYNVFKDMVEDVSSGRFRISQAVLNANTELKQSIDSRE, from the coding sequence ATGTCCAATTTCCAAATTGCTCTCATCACCACCTTCGTCATATTTACCGTTGTTGCCGTTCTTATCTTTACCGGCGCCATTCCGGGCTTTAAGGCGCCCGAGGGAGGCTATGGCGGAGAAGTCGTGGTATGGGGCACGTTCCCGAAATTAAAACTAAGCAGTGCGATTGACGCGTTCAACCAACAGAACAAAGCCCTCTTTAGCCTCGCGTACGAAGAGAAGAACAAAGATTCCTTTGAGCGTGAGCTCCTTGAGGCGCTTGCTTCAGGCCGAGGTCCTGATATTTTCTTTTTGACCCAAGACATGGTGCTCAAACACAAAGATAAAGTGTTGTTGGTCCCGTTTGAGACTCTTACCGAACGCGAGTTCAAAGATACGTTCACCGAAGAAGGAGAATTATATCTGACGCTCGAAGGGGTGTTGGCGTTGCCGCTTTCCGTTGATCCGCTGGTGATGTATTGGAACCGTGATATTTTTTCTTCAGCTGCTATAGCGCGCCCGCCGGAATTTTGGGACGAGTTTCTTACCATTGCGCCGGCAGTGACCGAACGTGATGATGCGGGGAATGTGCTTACCAGCGCGGTCGCCCTCGGTGAATTTGAGAATATCACGCACGCGAAAGATATTTTGTCCATGCTTATCCTGCAGGCAGGCAATAATATCGTAGAGGTGGCAGAGGACGGCAGGGTGAATGTAGTGCTGAGCAATACGCAGGAGAGCGGTTCGCAGAGAACGGAATCCGCTCTCAGGTTTTATACGGAATTTTCCAACTCAGTCAAACCGGCATACTCCTGGAATCGTTCATTGCCACAGTCGCGGGATATGTTTGTCGCCGGTGACTTGGCTGTGTATTTTGGCTACGCGAGCGAGCTTCCCGATATTATCACCAAGAATCCCCACCTGAATTTTGACGTATCTCTCGTACCGCAGATTCGGGACAATAAGACCAAGGAAACCTTTGGGAACATGTATGCTTTGGCAATCGCTCGGAATACAGGGAAACCCCAAACGGCGTTTCAAGCACTCGTCTTAATGGCGGGAAGCGATTTCGCCAACACGGTTTCTAAAGCAATGAAACTCCCGCCCGTTCGGCGCGACTTGTTGTCCATCAAACAAACAGATGCCTATAATTCGGTATTTTATGATTCAGCGCTCCGAGCAACCGCATGGCTAGACCCGAACCCGGAGGCATCTTATAATGTATTTAAAGACATGGTGGAAGATGTCTCGTCAGGCAGATTTCGCATCAGCCAAGCGGTGTTGAACGCGAATACGGAGCTGAAACAATCAATAGATTCGCGTGAATAA
- a CDS encoding pilin: MKNTARRILTYIKWNLVSALLLAPLHFIYAQTGGGSAKATLQSPLGGVANLNDLIEKILKVVVDIGTPIAVLFIIYAGFLFVTAQGNETKVTKAKNAFTWAIIGTAVLLGAWVLAVAIEGTIGNLK; encoded by the coding sequence ATGAAAAATACCGCACGGAGAATTCTCACATATATCAAATGGAACCTCGTTTCGGCGCTTCTGCTAGCCCCTCTGCATTTTATATATGCGCAGACGGGCGGTGGGAGTGCAAAGGCAACATTGCAATCTCCCCTTGGTGGTGTTGCCAACCTCAATGACCTTATTGAGAAAATTCTCAAGGTGGTGGTTGATATCGGCACGCCTATCGCCGTTTTATTCATCATCTACGCGGGATTTTTGTTTGTGACGGCGCAGGGGAATGAAACGAAAGTAACAAAAGCAAAGAATGCGTTCACCTGGGCGATCATCGGTACTGCCGTGCTCTTGGGCGCGTGGGTTCTTGCGGTTGCCATTGAAGGTACGATAGGAAACTTGAAATAG